The following proteins are co-located in the Argopecten irradians isolate NY chromosome 9, Ai_NY, whole genome shotgun sequence genome:
- the LOC138330768 gene encoding beta-1,3-galactosyltransferase 5-like, with amino-acid sequence MSLLKLGNRRLLRRIKILCCGVFIYFLCYIIRQLYFTEINKVSTTNKETVKNSTLSVLRTIVYSTNEEQKSYFTKTEIDENQRNHNLTEISEGRLNYAQNDVSNNRLNYTHTESIEDQLNYTLIQYHKVRLTSNQTEIKENQPNNVFTENIKNNPVISIRPFENFSYPLDVDMVELVETYKKQGFVKEKVINPFPYQSITNPMTKCKVTKRRGREDSIFILFLVKSSYHHIAQRDAIRRTWGDEKYMLYFNIRTIFILGLPPGGTDPRVNKEWLEHRDILQMNFVDTYMNNTLKMMASVYWTTEHCSNAHFITMVDDDFYVGLETLITLLEKLPPHLQQSLYLGNIFTFRNPSRDRGFKWYISPKEYAFDLFPPFINAGTIVMSMDFVKDVSIAMPYTALFRFDDVYMSIVAYKLGIAPLGSKRFCNCKILPGIKDYLFNYIVTSHGYTPRELIMAWDRHMKRSDITPALNI; translated from the coding sequence ATGTCTCTTCTAAAGCTTGGCAACAGAAGACTTCTTCGCCGTATCAAGATTCTATGTTGTggggtatttatatattttctttgttatatAATCCGCCAACTATACTTCACGGAGATCAACAAAGTGAGTACAACAAATAAGGAAACAGTTAAAAACTCAACTTTATCAGTCTTAAGAACAATTGTCTACAGCACTAATGAAGAACAGAAGAGTTATTTTACCAAAACTGAAATTGATGAAAATCAACGGAATCACAATCTAACTGAAATCAGCGAAGGCAGGTTGAATTACGCCCAGAATGATGTCAGCAATAACCGACTGAATTACACCCACACTGAAAGTATCGAAGACCAATTGAATTACACCCTAATTCAATATCACAAAGTTCGACTGACTTCCAACCAGACTGAAATCAAGGAAAACCAACCAAACAACGTCTTCACTGAAAATATCAAGAACAATCCAGTGATTTCAATCCGGCCGTTTGAAAACTTCAGTTATCCTCTAGATGTGGATATGGTAGAACTGGTTGAAACGTACAAAAAGCAAGGTTTTGTCAAAGAAAAAGTAATCAACCCGTTTCCATATCAGTCTATTACCAATCCCATGACAAAGTGTAAAGTAACAAAACGGAGGGGCAGAGAAGACAGCATCTTTATCCTATTTCTTGTTAAATCTTCTTACCATCATATAGCTCAACGCGACGCTATTCGACGCACGTGGGGTGACGAAAAATACATGCTATATTTCAACATCCGGACGATCTTTATCCTCGGACTTCCGCCAGGTGGCACAGATCCACGTGTCAACAAGGAATGGCTGGAGCATCGTGATATACTTCAGATGAATTTTGTAGACACGTATATGAATAATACACTGAAAATGATGGCGAGTGTTTATTGGACGACCGAACACTGCTCAAATGCACATTTTATTACTATGGTTGACGATGATTTTTACGTTGGATTGGAAACATTGATAACTCTTTTAGAGAAATTACCTCCACATTTACAACAGAGTTTATACTTAGGAAACATATTCACATTTAGGAATCCAAGTCGGGACAGAGGATTCAAGTGGTACATTTCACCTAAAGAATACGCATTCGACCTTTTCCCGCCTTTTATCAACGCGGGGACCATAGTTATGTCTATGGACTTTGTGAAGGACGTAAGCATCGCTATGCCCTATACGGCCTTGTTTCGGTTTGATGACGTTTATATGTCGATTGTGGCTTACAAACTTGGCATAGCCCCTCTGGGGAGTAAACGATTCTGTAATTGTAAGATTCTACCCGGTATCAAAGACTATCTATTCaactatattgtgacgtcacatggaTATACGCCCAGGGAGCTTATAATGGCATGGGATCGACATATGAAACGTTCGGATATAACGCCAGCTCTAAACATTTGA
- the LOC138332322 gene encoding sulfoacetate--CoA ligase-like, whose protein sequence is MSKFSYLSCPNPKEQHYKSFVDIFRERTESTPDKEIFIHRLPDGGRKALTYKELSDKATKLAKYLVSKGISVGDSFAIMGANSLEWVIGEVAIFMTGAVAVQCQGSCEEFNETVLLLKSTQCKAILLDPNNDPRYLSEMSKFFQEKETQIRDPETPRVVLLSKPVGVDLPFIGDILSEEEDSKVLLPVVQPESSAVIFTTSGSSGIPKMVEFTHFALTNSPIGNFFTTENDITFSDRPFTWLGGTPIYSLAGGYARVFTDPKIILQEEKIQTVWEILKEEKCTVATLFPYALKDMLDNAEEILATGYKPTSIATGGQIPGSHLNAIAGKFCERIYSVYGSTEVGLATRVFLTAETAVGNVGNMVPGYEVKIIGDGNTTLERGQIGDIVLRSPWMLKGYRNSPEMNKDSFLEGGWFRTSDIGIITEDGKFFMKGKSADVIRRGTKKIMYSAVEIAMNNFPGVKEVVVVALPDARLLEEVCACVIFEDDVSIPEHELRKLCLDKLGDNVTGDSPTFYLTFKTFPRLGNGKIDRITIKKEAMEILKLC, encoded by the coding sequence ATGTCCAAATTCAGCTATTTATCCTGCCCAAACCCGAAAGAGCAACACTACAAATCCTTTGTCGATATCTTTAGGGAGAGAACTGAATCGACCCCCGATAAGGAGATATTCATACATAGACTCCCTGACGGAGGGAGAAAGGCACTAACGTACAAAGAACTCTCTGACAAGGCCACTAAACTCGCCAAGTATCTTGTATCTAAAGGAATATCAGTCGGTGATAGTTTTGCTATTATGGGAGCAAATTCCCTCGAGTGGGTCATCGGGGAAGTCGCCATTTTTATGACGGGGGCCGTGGCCGTCCAATGTCAAGGTTCTTGTGAAGAGTTCAACGAGACTGTACTGCTTCTGAAATCAACCCAATGCAAGGCGATTCTGCTCGACCCAAACAATGACCCCAGGTATTTATCGGAAATGTCAAAATTCTTTCAAGAAAAGGAAACACAAATCCGTGATCCCGAAACCCCCAGAGTAGTATTACTCAGCAAACCTGTTGGCGTTGACCTGCCATTTATCGGGGACATACTTTCAGAAGAGGAAGACTCAAAAGTGTTATTACCTGTAGTTCAACCAGAGAGCTCGGCTGTTATTTTTACAACCTCTGGATCGTCAGGGATACCAAAAATGGTGGAATTCACGCATTTTGCATTAACCAATTCGCCAATTGGAAACTTTTTCACGACTGAGAATGACATTACTTTTTCAGACAGGCCATTCACATGGCTAGGAGGAACGCCAATATACAGCCTTGCTGGCGGCTATGCGCGAGTTTTTACAGAcccaaaaataattttgcaaGAGGAGAAAATTCAAACTGTCTGGGAAATTCTGAAGGAAGAAAAGTGCACTGTTGCAACACTTTTCCCCTATGCACTCAAAGACATGCTTGATAATGCAGAGGAAATCCTAGCGACAGGCTACAAACCTACTTCTATCGCGACAGGCGGCCAGATTCCTGGGAGCCACCTTAATGCTATCGCTGGGAAATTTTGCGAACGTATATACAGTGTCTACGGATCAACAGAAGTAGGCCTAGCCACCAGAGTATTCCTGACAGCGGAAACGGCAGTAGGAAATGTGGGAAACATGGTACCTGGCTATGAAGTCAAAATTATTGGAGACGGGAATACAACTCTTGAACGCGGGCAAATTGGCGACATTGTCTTGAGATCGCCATGGATGTTGAAAGGGTACAGGAATTCTCCAGAAATGAATAAGGACTCCTTCCTTGAAGGCGGTTGGTTTCGAACGAGCGACATCGGTATCATAACTGAAGACGGAAAGTTTTTCATGAAGGGGAAATCTGCAGACGTTATCAGAAGAGGAACGAAGAAAATTATGTATAGCGCAGTGGAAATAGCAATGAATAATTTCCCAGGAGTCAAAGAAGTGGTAGTTGTAGCATTGCCGGATGCTCGTCTGCTGGAAGAGGTCTGCGCATGTGTAATCTTCGAGGACGATGTCAGTATCCCCGAACATGAATTGCGAAAATTATGTCTGGATAAACTGGGCGATAATGTAACTGGGGACTCGCCGACATTTTATCTCACGTTTAAAACCTTCCCTCGACTGGGTAATGGGAAAATAGATAGGATAACGATCAAGAAAGAAGCCATGGAAATACTGAAGCTCTGCTGA